A stretch of Amycolatopsis balhimycina FH 1894 DNA encodes these proteins:
- a CDS encoding helix-turn-helix domain-containing protein codes for MPRSKPKPQARGLAEGLRFERRARKLAMVEVAEKLGWSESTLSRIETGLRNASTEEVSALLAIYQVTGVKRSKLIEMSRDIDRAAWLEMRYADVPEQAKTLAQYEADAVRIVETTVITIPGLLQTPRYIRSLMGSAGVAPPDIPQRVNLRLERQKVLNSKRAPMLVTYLDEAALHRVIGGPQVMADQLRHLVEMAERTLVEVRVISFGVGGHAAIDGAFDLLDFADARPLVHLEQLRSGLFLDQLADVDPYVRTVAALDSVALGPMQSVQLIEHLSARYESLD; via the coding sequence ATGCCGAGGTCAAAACCCAAGCCGCAAGCACGTGGACTTGCAGAGGGGTTACGTTTTGAACGACGAGCCCGCAAGCTCGCAATGGTTGAGGTGGCAGAGAAACTGGGCTGGTCCGAGTCCACACTCAGTCGCATCGAAACCGGCTTGCGTAATGCGTCAACTGAAGAAGTTTCCGCTTTGCTTGCCATCTATCAGGTGACCGGTGTCAAGCGAAGCAAGCTGATCGAGATGTCGCGCGACATCGATCGCGCGGCCTGGCTCGAAATGCGCTACGCCGATGTGCCAGAGCAGGCCAAGACCCTCGCGCAGTACGAGGCCGACGCTGTCCGGATCGTCGAGACCACCGTGATCACGATCCCTGGGCTTCTGCAGACACCCAGGTACATACGTTCGTTGATGGGATCCGCCGGCGTGGCGCCGCCGGATATCCCGCAGCGGGTGAACCTGAGGTTGGAGCGCCAGAAGGTCTTGAACAGCAAACGTGCGCCGATGCTGGTGACTTACCTCGACGAGGCTGCGCTGCATCGGGTGATCGGCGGTCCGCAGGTCATGGCGGACCAGTTGAGGCATCTCGTGGAGATGGCAGAGCGCACACTGGTGGAGGTGCGTGTCATCTCGTTCGGTGTCGGCGGTCATGCGGCGATCGATGGCGCCTTTGACCTGCTTGACTTCGCCGATGCTCGACCGCTGGTGCATCTCGAGCAGCTGAGGTCAGGCTTGTTCCTGGATCAGCTTGCCGATGTGGATCCCTATGTGCGGACCGTCGCTGCGCTGGATTCAGTCGCTCTCGGCCCTATGCAGTCGGTGCAACTGATCGAGCACCTCTCTGCAAGATATGAATCACTAGACTGA
- a CDS encoding DUF397 domain-containing protein: protein MDLFSASWRKSSYSGTQSSCVEVAFGATRAAVRDSKDPDGGALVLSPASFAALVIQAGAQRSDFLAQ from the coding sequence ATGGACCTGTTCTCGGCGAGCTGGCGCAAGTCCAGCTACAGCGGCACCCAGTCATCCTGCGTCGAGGTCGCGTTCGGCGCCACGCGTGCCGCCGTCCGGGACTCGAAGGACCCGGACGGCGGCGCGCTGGTGTTGTCACCGGCGTCGTTTGCGGCGTTAGTGATCCAGGCCGGCGCGCAGCGAAGCGACTTTCTGGCCCAGTAG
- a CDS encoding ESX secretion-associated protein EspG: MVLKQVELSLNTLLTAMNQVGCGEPHQVFAGGLRYIPPSSANQVNREAFEELSQYGFTQGDRFTPGFEEVLHLLDRPATEYFAYARDTEEQIGVLVAAQGRFAVTALCQGERVWLKTVSPDNNPADALVANLPQYAPACFTPFSLPQDEFRHEAEADDLYDTGPTRSRAAQQLDEIFGQPYFGVGQFYAAKRSNGGPRTLTQDSLSYLDVEAGRVAVLLSGAPGNRYITVLPGEPGLLGQKVASLRAGLDH; encoded by the coding sequence GTGGTGCTCAAACAGGTCGAACTTTCGCTGAACACTCTGCTCACCGCGATGAACCAGGTGGGGTGCGGCGAACCGCACCAAGTTTTCGCCGGAGGGTTGCGGTACATCCCGCCGTCCTCGGCGAACCAGGTGAATCGTGAGGCGTTCGAGGAACTGAGCCAGTACGGCTTCACTCAGGGAGACCGCTTCACGCCGGGATTCGAGGAAGTCCTGCATCTGCTCGACCGTCCGGCAACCGAATACTTCGCTTATGCCCGCGACACGGAGGAGCAGATCGGCGTGCTCGTCGCGGCCCAGGGAAGGTTCGCGGTCACCGCGCTGTGCCAGGGCGAGCGTGTCTGGCTGAAGACCGTTTCGCCGGACAACAACCCGGCGGACGCGCTGGTCGCCAACCTGCCTCAGTACGCTCCGGCGTGCTTCACGCCCTTCTCGCTACCTCAGGACGAGTTCCGGCACGAAGCAGAAGCCGACGATCTCTACGACACAGGTCCCACCCGAAGCCGCGCGGCCCAGCAACTCGACGAAATCTTCGGCCAACCCTACTTCGGCGTCGGACAGTTCTACGCGGCGAAGCGGTCGAACGGCGGGCCCCGCACGCTCACCCAGGATTCGCTGAGCTACCTCGACGTCGAGGCTGGGCGCGTAGCCGTCCTGCTTTCCGGGGCGCCGGGCAACCGGTACATCACCGTGCTGCCCGGCGAGCCGGGGCTACTGGGCCAGAAAGTCGCTTCGCTGCGCGCCGGCCTGGATCACTAA
- a CDS encoding DUF3558 domain-containing protein: MRRTIILVSASLLSLTACTTTNEGKPQPSSSTDSQSSSPNSADGLPGAGVPKVESPLDTTHFKQAPCDSLKDSQVNALLGSGVTPKPDLNGPGGPGCSWNTPKVSQAGLSVIFNEVDKVGLTAIYQKKNTTFPFFLPMDPVDGYPMVAYGMVDERTTHGRCAIAVGTSDQEIIDVSIAQSEENVGKKDPCAAAHEVAAQVLTNLRAVR; this comes from the coding sequence ATGCGCCGCACAATCATTCTGGTCAGCGCATCATTACTGAGCCTGACTGCGTGTACTACCACCAACGAGGGCAAACCCCAGCCGTCCTCCAGCACCGACAGCCAGTCTTCGTCACCCAACTCGGCCGACGGGCTCCCGGGGGCCGGAGTCCCGAAGGTCGAGAGCCCGCTGGACACAACCCACTTCAAACAGGCACCGTGTGACTCACTCAAAGACAGTCAGGTCAACGCTCTCCTCGGCTCTGGAGTTACACCAAAACCGGATCTGAATGGCCCCGGCGGCCCCGGTTGCAGTTGGAATACACCCAAGGTCTCACAGGCTGGCTTATCAGTTATTTTCAACGAGGTCGACAAAGTTGGCTTGACAGCCATCTACCAGAAGAAAAACACAACTTTCCCCTTCTTCTTGCCGATGGACCCGGTCGATGGCTACCCAATGGTTGCGTATGGCATGGTCGACGAACGGACAACACACGGTCGTTGCGCAATCGCCGTAGGCACGAGCGATCAAGAGATCATTGACGTTTCGATCGCACAGTCGGAGGAGAACGTCGGCAAGAAAGATCCCTGCGCAGCCGCACACGAAGTCGCCGCGCAGGTATTGACTAATTTACGGGCGGTGAGGTGA
- a CDS encoding polyprenyl synthetase family protein: MPSPAPGAGSLPAAPGGALDDLRASVGLQIADEALLRAIADGLADVEKLLREVVRSDVQAVNDAALHLVEAGGKRFRPLFTLLAAQFGPKQDDHVVIAAAAVELVHLATLYHDDVMDEADMRRGAESVNARWDNTIAILTGDFLFAHASRLVADLGTDAARIIAETFGELVTGQMRETVGPGPGDDAVAHYLTVIAQKTGSLIATSGRFGGMMSGAADEHVEALRRFGDIIGTAFQISDDIIDIASPSDELGKAQGTDLREGVRTLPMLYALADPDTDPRLIELLSGPIGDDVLVQEALELLRVSNGLDRARVTLSDYARRARAELSALPASPARDACESVADYLVARTH, translated from the coding sequence GTGCCTTCCCCAGCCCCCGGGGCGGGATCCCTCCCCGCTGCGCCGGGTGGCGCCCTCGACGACCTGCGGGCGTCGGTCGGCCTGCAGATCGCCGACGAAGCCCTGCTGCGCGCGATCGCTGACGGGCTGGCCGACGTCGAGAAGCTGCTGCGCGAGGTCGTCCGCAGCGACGTCCAGGCCGTCAACGACGCCGCGTTGCACCTGGTCGAAGCGGGGGGCAAACGCTTCCGTCCGCTGTTCACGCTGCTGGCCGCGCAGTTCGGCCCCAAGCAGGACGACCACGTGGTGATCGCCGCCGCCGCGGTCGAGCTGGTGCACCTGGCCACGCTCTACCACGACGACGTCATGGACGAGGCCGACATGCGGCGCGGCGCCGAGAGCGTCAACGCGCGCTGGGACAACACCATCGCCATCCTCACCGGCGACTTCCTCTTCGCGCACGCCTCGCGCCTGGTCGCCGACCTGGGCACGGACGCCGCGCGGATCATCGCCGAGACCTTCGGCGAGCTGGTCACCGGGCAGATGCGCGAGACCGTCGGCCCCGGACCGGGTGACGACGCCGTCGCGCACTACCTCACCGTGATCGCGCAGAAGACCGGCTCGCTGATCGCCACGTCCGGCCGGTTCGGCGGGATGATGTCCGGCGCCGCCGACGAGCACGTCGAGGCGCTGCGCCGCTTCGGCGACATCATCGGCACCGCGTTCCAGATCTCCGACGACATCATCGACATCGCCTCGCCGTCCGACGAGCTCGGCAAGGCGCAGGGCACCGACCTGCGCGAAGGCGTCCGGACGCTGCCCATGCTCTACGCGCTGGCCGACCCGGACACCGACCCGCGGCTCATCGAACTGCTGTCCGGCCCGATCGGCGACGACGTCCTCGTCCAGGAGGCGCTGGAGCTGCTGCGGGTCAGTAACGGACTCGATCGAGCACGCGTCACCCTTTCCGACTACGCTCGGCGCGCGCGAGCCGAGCTCAGCGCGCTCCCCGCGTCACCCGCTCGGGACGCGTGCGAGTCGGTCGCCGACTACCTGGTCGCGCGCACGCATTAA
- a CDS encoding VOC family protein — MRPESPFVFFDVRTSDTEGSKRFFTELLGWHANDTLLTTGGVPWGGLTPLAPDDDRAPQWLPYAPVSDVDAAAAKAVELGGTLVRERTELPFGSLVVVTDPGGAALVLFQALEKP; from the coding sequence ATGCGACCTGAGTCACCCTTCGTCTTCTTCGACGTCCGTACCTCCGACACCGAGGGCAGCAAGCGGTTCTTCACGGAACTGCTGGGCTGGCACGCGAACGACACCCTGCTGACGACCGGGGGCGTTCCCTGGGGCGGCCTGACCCCGCTGGCCCCGGACGACGACCGGGCACCACAGTGGCTCCCCTACGCCCCGGTGTCCGATGTGGACGCTGCCGCGGCGAAGGCGGTCGAGCTGGGCGGGACCCTGGTGCGTGAACGCACCGAGCTGCCGTTCGGCTCCCTGGTGGTGGTCACCGACCCCGGCGGCGCCGCCCTGGTCCTGTTCCAAGCACTGGAAAAGCCGTGA
- a CDS encoding 2-oxoacid:ferredoxin oxidoreductase subunit beta, whose product MTAMDLGIPHLGGLDLVPTTDEPQKAKDYKSDQEVRWCPGCGDYVVLNAVQSFLPTLGLKRENIVFVSGIGCSSRFPYYLNTYGMHSIHGRAPSIATGLATTRPDLSVWVVTGDGDALSIGGNHLIHALRRNVNIKILLFNNRVYGLTKGQYSPTSGQGMVTKSTPMGSVDTPFNPLSLAIGAEASFVGRAMDSDRKGLTEVLQAAAEHRGSALVEIYQNCPIFNDGAFDVLKDADEAAARLIPLHAGEPIRFGPNQEFGVKRGDWGGLDVAKVADIGEDNVVVHDPSITDTSYAFALSRLGDQNLNHVPTGILRSVERPTYDDGARAQVEQARAARTPDLQALLRGKDTWTVA is encoded by the coding sequence GTGACCGCAATGGATCTGGGGATACCCCATCTCGGCGGCCTGGACCTTGTGCCCACGACCGACGAGCCGCAGAAGGCCAAGGACTACAAGTCGGACCAGGAGGTCCGTTGGTGCCCGGGCTGCGGCGACTACGTCGTGCTCAACGCCGTCCAGTCGTTCCTGCCGACGCTCGGCCTCAAGCGCGAGAACATCGTGTTCGTCTCGGGCATCGGCTGCTCGTCGCGCTTCCCGTACTACCTCAACACCTACGGCATGCACTCGATCCACGGCCGCGCGCCGTCGATCGCGACCGGGCTGGCCACCACCCGCCCCGACCTGTCGGTGTGGGTCGTCACCGGCGACGGCGACGCGCTGTCCATCGGCGGCAACCACCTGATCCACGCGCTGCGCCGCAACGTGAACATCAAGATCCTGCTGTTCAACAACCGGGTCTACGGGCTGACCAAGGGCCAGTACTCGCCGACGTCCGGGCAGGGCATGGTCACGAAGTCGACGCCGATGGGTTCGGTGGACACGCCGTTCAACCCGCTGTCGCTGGCGATCGGCGCGGAGGCGTCGTTCGTGGGCCGCGCCATGGACTCCGACCGCAAGGGCCTCACCGAGGTCCTGCAAGCCGCGGCAGAGCACCGGGGGTCGGCGCTGGTGGAGATCTACCAGAACTGCCCGATCTTCAACGACGGCGCGTTCGACGTCCTCAAGGACGCCGACGAAGCCGCCGCCCGGCTGATCCCGCTGCACGCCGGCGAGCCGATCCGCTTCGGCCCCAACCAGGAGTTCGGCGTCAAGCGCGGCGACTGGGGTGGCCTGGACGTCGCCAAGGTCGCGGACATCGGCGAGGACAACGTGGTGGTGCACGACCCGTCGATCACGGACACGTCGTACGCGTTCGCGTTGTCGCGCCTCGGCGACCAGAACCTCAACCACGTCCCGACCGGGATCCTGCGGAGCGTCGAGCGCCCGACGTACGACGACGGCGCCCGCGCCCAGGTCGAGCAGGCCCGCGCGGCCCGCACGCCGGACCTGCAGGCCCTGCTGCGCGGCAAGGACACCTGGACGGTCGCGTAA
- a CDS encoding 2-oxoacid:acceptor oxidoreductase subunit alpha, translating to MSTSANGNGAGHGSLAATRPTEISKLDRVVIRFAGDSGDGMQLTGDRFTSEAAAFGNDLSTMPNFPAEIRAPQGTIPGVSSFQVHFADYDILTPGDRPDVLVAMNPAALKANLGDVPQGGTIILNTDDFIKRNLTKVGYATDPLDDDTLAAYQVHRVAMSTLTQGALAETGLGKKDAERCKNMFALGLLSWMYHRPTEGTERFLREKFAKKPDIAEANILAFRAGWNYGETTESFATTFQVAPAKLKQGTYRQITGNTALAYGIVAAGQQSGLQILLGTYPITPASDILHELSKHKNFGILTFQAEDEIAGIGAALGASYGGALGVTSTSGPGVALKSETIGLGVMMELPLVVIDVQRGGPSTGLPTKTEQADLLQAMFGRNGESPVPIVAPLSPADCFDAAIEATRIALKYRTPVLLLSDGAIANGSEPWLIPDVGTLPDLRVEFATEPNAENGSGEFWPYVRDPETLARAWAIPGTPGLQHRIGGLEKADRTGHISYDPANHDKMVRLRQAKIDGIDVPDLVVDDPSGGKARVLALGWGSSFGPIGAACRRVRKLGMPIAQAHLRHLNPLPANLGDVLRSYDKVVVPEMNLGQLSLLLRAKYLVDVHSHTKVAGMAFKAEELQNLFSEIITGVTTEAAK from the coding sequence CACCTCGGAGGCCGCCGCGTTCGGCAACGACCTGTCGACGATGCCGAACTTCCCCGCCGAAATCCGCGCCCCGCAGGGCACGATCCCCGGCGTCTCCTCGTTCCAGGTCCACTTCGCCGACTACGACATCCTCACCCCCGGCGACCGCCCCGACGTGCTCGTGGCGATGAACCCGGCCGCGCTCAAGGCGAACCTCGGCGACGTCCCACAGGGTGGGACGATCATCCTCAACACCGACGACTTCATCAAGCGCAACCTGACCAAGGTCGGCTACGCGACCGACCCGCTCGACGACGACACCCTCGCCGCCTACCAGGTGCACCGGGTCGCGATGTCGACCCTCACCCAGGGCGCGCTTGCCGAGACCGGCCTCGGCAAGAAGGACGCCGAGCGCTGCAAGAACATGTTCGCCCTCGGCCTGCTGTCCTGGATGTACCACCGGCCCACCGAAGGCACCGAGCGGTTCCTGCGCGAGAAGTTCGCCAAGAAACCGGACATCGCCGAGGCCAACATCCTCGCCTTCCGCGCGGGCTGGAACTACGGCGAGACCACCGAGTCGTTCGCGACGACGTTCCAGGTCGCCCCGGCGAAGCTGAAGCAGGGCACCTACCGGCAGATCACCGGCAACACCGCGCTGGCCTACGGGATCGTGGCCGCCGGGCAGCAGTCGGGCCTGCAGATCCTGCTCGGCACGTACCCGATCACCCCGGCGTCGGACATCCTCCACGAGCTGTCGAAGCACAAGAACTTCGGCATCCTCACCTTCCAGGCCGAGGACGAGATCGCCGGCATCGGCGCCGCGCTCGGCGCGTCCTACGGCGGCGCGCTCGGCGTCACCTCGACGTCCGGTCCGGGGGTCGCGCTGAAGTCCGAGACCATCGGCCTCGGCGTGATGATGGAGCTGCCGCTGGTCGTCATCGACGTCCAGCGCGGCGGCCCCTCGACCGGGCTGCCGACCAAGACCGAGCAGGCCGACCTGCTGCAGGCGATGTTCGGCCGCAACGGCGAGTCGCCGGTGCCGATCGTCGCGCCGCTGTCGCCGGCCGACTGCTTCGACGCGGCCATCGAGGCCACCCGGATCGCGCTGAAGTACCGCACCCCGGTGCTGCTGCTGTCGGACGGCGCGATCGCCAACGGCTCCGAGCCGTGGCTGATCCCGGATGTCGGGACGCTGCCGGACCTGCGGGTCGAGTTCGCGACCGAGCCCAACGCCGAGAACGGCTCGGGCGAGTTCTGGCCGTACGTCCGCGACCCCGAGACCCTCGCCCGCGCCTGGGCCATCCCGGGCACACCGGGCCTGCAGCACCGCATCGGCGGGCTGGAGAAGGCCGACCGGACCGGCCACATCTCCTACGACCCGGCCAACCACGACAAGATGGTCCGGCTGCGGCAGGCGAAGATCGACGGCATCGATGTCCCCGACCTCGTCGTCGACGACCCGAGCGGCGGCAAGGCCCGGGTGCTCGCGCTCGGCTGGGGCAGCTCGTTCGGCCCGATCGGCGCGGCCTGCCGGCGCGTGCGCAAGCTCGGCATGCCGATCGCGCAGGCGCACCTGCGGCACCTCAACCCGCTGCCGGCCAACCTCGGCGACGTCCTCCGCAGCTATGACAAGGTCGTGGTGCCGGAGATGAACCTGGGCCAGCTGTCCCTGCTGCTGCGCGCGAAGTACCTGGTGGACGTCCACTCGCACACCAAGGTCGCCGGGATGGCGTTCAAGGCCGAAGAGCTGCAGAACCTGTTCTCGGAGATCATCACCGGCGTTACTACGGAGGCGGCGAAGTGA